One genomic region from Apodemus sylvaticus chromosome 1, mApoSyl1.1, whole genome shotgun sequence encodes:
- the LOC127675064 gene encoding zinc finger and SCAN domain containing protein 4F-like: MHGQEALFSENMPLKEVIAHLEQQKVATTPTQENARALLEIPKDVFLAAGESGWTEKGCSVILYLYTVLSIVLFVTGHENTDDGCQPPWNTSVGSDGVNSAGTVRDSLCTFQRVQYPELEDRDVSYGVPQVSRRVTQDTSRSQEVSLRAPSSEEVLMEVQPVFLSLTKQSEETGDGHNATDVSGGVIRLTSEGDSIFIIQGEQYSVPDVEGVSYREPQDSRIAVCSTRRSLDRSLWTASPGVVPMEVPGFLCRPEPSTPKSVPLFQNHEANSTFKGNQERLQRDPKPYKCEECPRTFKYPCNLSIHQKTHKKERPFFCKVCQTGFHQVSELQFHEVIHKAGKLFTCDACGRAFRYKTNLQAHERIHTGEKPYSCSLCDSSFCQSSTYHCHFRKFHKSE, from the coding sequence ATGCACGGGCAGGAAGCCCTCTTTTCTGAGAACATGCCCTTAAAAGAAGTCATCGCACATTTGGAGCAACAGAAGGTAGCAACAACTCCCACACAAGAGAACGCAAGGGCACTCTTGGAGATCCCCAAAGATGTGTTCTTGGCAGCAGGTGAGTCAGGCTGGACAGAAAAGGGCTGCAGTGTGATTCTCTACTTGTATACAGTTTTATCAATTGTCTTATTTGTCACAGGACATGAAAATACAGACGATGGCTGCCAACCCCCTTGGAACACTAGTGTTGGAAGTGACGGTGTTAATAGTGCTGGAACTGTGAGGGATTCCCTTTGCACCTTCCAGAGAGTGCAATATCCGGAGCTTGAAGACAGGGATGTTTCTTATGGAGTCCCACAGGTTTCCAGAAGAGTAACTCAAGATacttccaggtcccaggaagTGTCCCTGAGGGCACCTTCTTCTGAAGAGGTCCTTATGGAGGTTCAGCCAGTGTTTCTCTCCCTCACCAAGCAGTCTGAGGAGACTGGAGATGGCCACAACGCTACTGATGTGAGTGGCGGGGTTATTCGTCTCACAAGTGAGGGAGATTCCATTTTCATTATCCAGGGAGAGCAGTACTCTGTACCTGATGTGGAAGGCGTTTCTTACAGAGAGCCTCAGGATTCAAGAATAGCAGTGTGCAGTACCCGCAGGTCCCTCGACAGGTCTCTGTGGACAGCTTCTCCTGGAGTTGTCCCTATGGAGGTCCCAGGCTTCCTCTGCAGGCCAGAGCCGTCTACCCCTAAGTCTGTCCCTCTTTTCCAGAATCATGAGGCAAATTCCACCTTTAAGGGTAACCAAGAGAGACTCCAGAGAGACCCCAAACCATACAAATGCGAGGAATGTCCCAGAACCTTCAAATATCCCTGCAACCTCTCCATCCACCAGAAAACACACAAGAAGGAGAGGCCATTTTTCTGTAAGGTGTGCCAGACAGGCTTTCACCAAGTCTCGGAacttcaatttcatgaggtcataCACAAGGCAGGGAAGCTTTTCACATGCGATGCCTGTGGAAGGGCCTTCCGCTACAAGACCAACCTGCAGGCTCATGAGAGGatccacacaggagagaagccatACTCCTGCTCCCTGTGTGATAGCAGCTTCTGCCAGTCATCCACATACCACTGTCACTTCAGGAAGTTCCACAAATCAGAATGA